The genomic region ATCCATATCAAATTCAGGATCCTCAGGATCTTGAGGAGTTCGGATTGCGGTATGAAGAGCTTCATCCGCGTCAGGGAATTCAAACACCATTCCGTCGTACTCCAGTCGGGCGAACGCTAAGCCATTTCCTGAACTCGGATACGTCTCAAAGACTGCTGATCGGGTTTTTTCATGCTGCTCGGGGTGTGGCGAGCTTGGGACATGCTCAAAGTTCATTCATTCTGTGTTAGTTCTTGCTGCGCATATTGTATCTGGACTTGTGCGTGTAATCAACAATGATTTTTCGGCAGGATTACTGCTACTTTATGATGAAATGAAAATGTGAAGCAGCGCAATTTACGCGTGTAGAATGGGTTGAGGGCAGCTGAGTTTATTTATCGATAACAGAATGGCGCCACAACCATCGTTTATGGATAAAATCCTGCCATATTAGGGAGATGGCTTGAGAGCAAGAACGGTAATGAAACGCGAAAATACACACAGATTAAACAATACTCTATTCAGGGCTAAGGGCTTACGCCAAAATAACCGCTTCGATTTTTACAGCATTGCCCATCTCAGGGCGTCGTCTAAGTTGAAGCGTTTATTTTTGAATAAGTCCTAAACGTGGGAGTACGCCGTTCCAGCATTGTAACGGAAAGAGTATGTTCCAAAACTATCTAATAGTATGCTTGTCAGCTTGGTAGAAACGAAATATAAGTCTTGAGCCGTCGAAAAGTACATAGAAGTCATTCCAAAATGACCTGCTCTAGTAACAATTAATTAAACCAGAAGTCTTAGGGTTCAACGTTTTGGAACACACCCGAAGCGTACAGATCGTATTGAGCATCACTCGTTTGCGCCGAAAGGAGTCAGTATGTCAACATATCTCTTATTTCATTCTGCACCCGAAATGCACGAGGGGCAGCCGTCAGACCCGATGAACGATGTGTTGGTGGAAATCGACGATGACGTCGATCTCGACGATGAGCGCTCCGTAAGGTCAAAAGCAGGGCTCTCCGAGGTGATAAACACGACCGTGGTTCGTGCCACCATATCGCTGCAGGAAGCCTTACAGCGAACTATTCAATCCAACGTATACGCACTCCGCAATGCCGTGAAATCATTGGAGGAACCCCCGAATGAGATGGAGATTTCCTTTGGCCTCAAGGTCACTGCGGAGGCAAGTAATGTCGCTGTCGGCAAAATCGGCGGCGAGGCCAACTATACCGTTAAACTGACCTGGAAAGCTTAGGCATCATTTAGGTAAGCTAGACTTTATCCATTTGCCGCCACCGTGTTCAGATGGAAGCGCGAAGCGATCCTTGATTTTATGCATTTTGGTATTTGAGGACTACATGCGTAAATGTCGTTGATAGTTATTGCTGGACGTCGCCATAGATGGGGTAGCGTGTTTGGAAATGGATGAACTCTAGGTAAGCGGCAATTTCTTCGCTGATATCGTTTCACTGGCGAACCTTTCGGGTTATAAGTCTCCCTTATCTCCCCATAACGTTGGGTTTGGTAGGGAGGGTGGGGACCGAACTGGTGAGGCGGGACTTCGTGATCGAAAGCTCTTGGAGGTGGAATTGAGAGTACTGGACGTTGACAAAACCGTTGATCCTACTACTGCAATCATAAAAATCCTCAAACCCAACGGACGCACCGAAGGAACCGGGTTTATTGTGTCTCGCACCGGCCTCATCGCGACGTGCTCCCATGTGGTAACGAATGTCGGCGCCCGGCCTGGTGACAAGGTTTCGATCCAGCTCAAGGCTACCGGAGAAAAGCGAACAGCTACCGTTCTACCCGAAGCTTGGACCGACATAAATCTTCAAGACGTGGCGTACCTACGGCTTGATGGCGCGCTGTCTGATCTTTGCCGCGTCATGCCACTGGGCAGTGACCAGTTTCTGGATGTCAAAGAGGCGAAGACCTACGGGTATTCGCTTGGTGTCAGCAAAGATGGCATGCCGGGTGACTGTGAACTTGTAGGCCCCAACATCGTAGATGGCTCTCCTGCACATACACTGCGCAGCAATGAAATTGACCATGGCTTCAGCGGGGCGCCAGTGTGGCATCCCGAGCTGCATTGTGCCATTGGGATGATCTTTAACGTTTTTGACACCCCATCTCCACGGAAAGACCAACCACCGAAACCCGTGACCAAAGGATTGCTGACCGCTTTCATGCGTCCTGTCTCCCTGCTTCGATCTCTGTATCCAGAAGTAATCGATACAACTGAAAATCCATATCGAGGTTTGCAAGCGTATCGCAATACAGATGCCGACGATTATTATGGTCGCAGTGATGCGATCCGGCGTTTGGTGACACTTCTGTCCGAGCATGATTTCGTATCTGTTATCGGTCTCTCCGGAAGCGGAAAGTCGTCACTCTTGCGAGCCGGTTTAACTAAAGGCCTCCAGCAATATAACCAGGCGACTCTCGCCGGCCGCATCCGCTGCGAAACGACGCCCGGCGGCTATCCGACCATTGCGTTGCTGACGCAGATCTTGCAGTTCTCCGAGTGGTCCTGGGAGCGATTTCAAGATGCACTCGGAATTACACGACTTCCTCTGACTGGCGATGAACTTAGCCTCAAAACCAATATGGAGCGTCTGATTGAACTGGATGTCGATGGGGTGGCTGCGGCAATCAAGCAATCCCTCGGTGGCCAAAAAGCCCTTCTTACAATCGACCAGTTCGAACAAATCTTTACCGGGTGTACACACGAGAAGTTTCGAACGAGTTTCATGGACCTGCTTATCGCCTTGCCAAAGTATGGAGTGAAAATTGTGATTGGCGTCCGAGCCGATTACATCGGTCACGCGTTCGAATATGACCATCTCTCAAAGGCAATACAAGGCAGCCTCATCTTGACCTCCATGGACCGGCAAAATCTGAGCGAGTGTATTGAGCAGCCCGCCAGACATCGCGAATGTGGCGTTGATCCTCGGCTCGTTCGGCAGCTCATTGACGACGTCTATGGACGTGCAGGTGATCTTCCACTCCTGAGTTTTACTCTTGAAAAGCTCTGGGAAACGGATGCGAAGAAGGGCATCCTGACCCTGGAGACGTATAAGAAGTTTGGCCAATCCGTCGTGGTTGACGAAGATATCGGCGGTGTCCAAGCCGTCTTGATTGGGATGGCGGAACAAGTCTGGGAATTATTGTCTCCAGAAGAACGCATTCAGGCGGAATGGGTCTTTCTGTCCCTCGTTGCAGAAGAGTCGATACTGGGTGGCCAGGAGAACATTAAGAAAAGCGCCGGACGGAGGGCTCTGCTCGCAGAATATAGTGATGGGACTCGCGCGACCGCCATCAAGCTGCATGAGTCGTTTCTCTTAACATTCGGGCACGACACGGTGCGCGACAAGCCGACGATCCAAGTTGCCCATGAGGCACTCTTGTGGACATGGCCGCGCATGGTTACGCTTATTAACCAATACCGTCCATTTCTCAATTGGTACAATACGGACTTTTCTGTTCGGCTCAATCAATATATTGCGTCTAGGCAGAGCAAAGATCAGCTGCTGCCGAAAGCGGCACTCCGACAAGCTAGCATCTGGTATAGCCAGCATCCAGAACGGTTTGCCGGTCCTCCGTTAGAATATATCAAACAAAGCCTCAAAGTGCGTAAGGCGACTATGACTAGAAGGGTTGTCTTCGCGGGGATCGCGATCCTCTGTCTCCTCATAGCCGGCGCAAAATATAATCAGCAAACGAGACAGCAACAGGCACGGGAATATATCCAGCAGGGCAAGGATGCCCAAGCCGCACGTGATTACACCACCGCACAGAAATATTATGCCCTTGCTTTGAAGTCGGTGGACGATCCCACCACGCGTCAAACGCTGCTCGATGTCGCGGCTCAGGCACCACATCTCCGAGTGGTTCAAAACGGCACGTTCAAGTGGCTTGCGACCGCAGCTTCGGGTAGTCAAACACTCGTGGATATGGGGAAAGGGATAGTGGCCGTTTACGACACCAATACGCTGAAACGCCGTTCCATCTCGTCGTTTATCTCCTCCAAGATTGCTAAGGGAGCCTTGTCGAGCGACGGTTCCGTTGCTGCGGTGAGCTGCTCCGATGGCAGCTATTATATCTGGGACATTGCAAAAGATCAGGTCAGTCCGTTGCAGATTGCGGGTTCTAATCCCGGCGCGGCGGTCGCGGTCTCTCCGAATGGGCGGAGCGTCGTCGTGTCGGATGAACTTGGTCGAACGTGGGTCTATGATCGCGTCACAAAGAAAAAACCTGTTCTGCTCCGTCCAAACAGCAGTGATCCATTCTGGTGCATTGCCTTCAGCCCCGACGGTCGTAAAATCGCGGCCGGAGGCGAAAGTACGGATGTGTACATATGGCAGGTTGCCTCGTGGCAAAAGACGATATATCGGAGCGTCAGCAACGATGTCATCAGTTCCATAGCGTTCAATGCCGATAGTGATCTGCTCGCAGTCGGCGCTGCCGATACAAATATCCGGCTCATCAATCTAAAAGACGGAAGCCGTCGCGTCCTCTCCGGCCATTCGGACGCAATCTTGGATGTCGCTTTCTCGCCGACTGGCAGCGAACTTGTGTCTTGCGGACAAGACAAGACGGTCCGGATCTGGAATGTTGCCAATAGTGTCGAACTCCAGTTGATCAACATCGGTGATCGCTCCGTCACTTCGGCGACGTTCACGAACTCTGGCAGTGTGTTCTATTGGGAGGCTCCGTCTTCGGCGGAGCCTGGTCTCAGTACTCTGCGCGTGGTCGATCAGCAAAATCCACGGTTCGGATATACGCTTCGTTATGGCGAAGCCATCAATCAAGTTGTGATGAGCCCCGATGGGAACTCAATTGCTATCGCCGGAACACAACGCGATTCGTCCGGGCATCAGCATGCATTTGTGGCGGTAACTAACATGGCAATACACGCCCAATATCTTATCAGACCGGCGGGTGACAGATCGATCACCGCCGCCGCCTATTCGCCCACCGGGGATACCTTTGCGGCGGCGTGTCTCGATGGCTACGCTCGGGTCTGGGATACCTCTTCTTGGACCGAGCTAGCGTCGATCAAACATCCCTCTCCGGTCGTTACTGTTTTATACCTCTCCGACACGCAGTTGCTGTCTGGGGACAGACTGGATGGAAAACAAGCAAGGTTAACTTTGGCTGATCCTCATGGACATTCTTCCATCAATATCCCCTATGATCAAGGTTCCGTCTTCTCCACAGCATTAGACGTCAAACATAGTTTTCTTGCACTTGGCGGCGGCGACAATCGTGTCCTCGTCCTCTCCGCTCAATCACTTCCCGAGCGCAAAATCGTTTTCGAAAAAAAGAAGCTGAATACATCCATTTGGGCTGTCGGCTTTGTCGAGTCGTTAGGAAAATTACTCGTCGGAGACGGTTCCGTCATTCGAGTCTATGATCTCCTCACGAAGCATAGTGACAAAGAGTTGCCAAGCCAATGCGGAGACGTCTACAGCTTTGCCACCATGCCGAACTCGAATCTTGCGGCGGCAGCTGGTTCAGGCGGCTCCATTGATGTGTGGGATATGACGAAAGAGTGTGTAATTCTGAGCTTTCATGATCACACCGGACCGATTTGGCGTGTGGCATGGGACAGCTCCGGCCGCTGGCTCGCATCCGCTTCAATGGATGGTTCCGTTCGGGTTCGCGACATGCAAAGCATCCGCGAATTAACTCATATGAACGTCGATCAACTGCTGCACGCCTTAGTGGAGGACAATCCCCAGATGCAATGATCTAACAAACGCGATGTGCAAGTTTTCTTTCACGCTTGCACCAGATATTCGAATTGCAGCGGGGGCTGCCGCACGTTGATAATGATCGCCAGCGTGTGCGCCAGCTTCGGCTGGTCAAATGTCACAAATCCCGGGTGCGCACGCAGTTGATGTAAAATCGATCCGTCAACTGAGCGAAAACGCTATCGATCAAATAGCGCGCATCACTGTAGCGCCATTTCTTGCCCTGAGCCATGTCGGGATCGCGTTTGGCATGGCGAGCTGTCTGGATCAACCCGCCCAAAATTAATATAATGGTCCCATAAATTCGGACAGTAAATCGGGCACAATTAAGGTGGATTCACCACCATGCCCAACACCCGAAAACAGTACTCTGCTGCCTTCAAAGCCCAGGTCGTTTTGGAGGCGCTTAAAGAGACCAAGACCGTTGCCCAGCTTGCTTCAGAGCACCAGATTCATCCGAACCTGCTGACCAAGTGGAAGCAGGAAGCCATCGCGGATTTGGCTCTCGTCTTTGAGCGAAAGAACTCGCAGGCCAAAGCTCAAGAAGCCCAGAAGCAGAAAGTCGAACAGCTTTACCAGGAGATCGGTCGCCTCACGACGCAGGTAAACTGGCTGAAAAAAAAATCTGGTCTCGAACCTGACGCTTAACGAGCGCCTGGCCCTGGTCGAACGCGAAGAACGCCATTCGATGCCGCTGCTCTGGCAGGCCGATCTGCTGTCCGTGGCGCGCAGCAGTTTGTATTATGAGCCACGTCCCGCAAGGGAGGCGGAGATCGCGATCAAGCATCGCTTGGACGAATGGTACACCCATCGTCCCAGCCTTGGAACACGCAAACTGGTGACGCTTTTGGCGCAGGAAGGCATCATCGTCGGACGGCATACGATCCGTCGCTACCGTGTGGAAATGGGCCTCTTTACTCTGTATTCCGCTCCGAACCTGTCGAAGCCCAGTGGCCCTGACCACAAGGTCTATCCGTATTTGCTGCGCGGCTTGTGTATTGATCGGCCCAATCAGGTCTGGGGCGTAGATATCACCTATATTCGGCTGCGCGGCGGCTTCCTTTATCTGGTGGCGTTCCTCGATTGGTTTTCCAGGCTGGTCGTTTCCTGGGAATTATCGGAGACACTGGAAATTCCATTTGTCCTGAGCTGCACCGCCGCGTCATTAAAGAACGCAGTTCCTGAGATCGTCAATTCGGATCAGGGCAGCCATTTTACAAGCGAGCAGTTCACGAGCCAATTTTTGACGGCGGGAGCGCGCGTCTCCATGGACGGGCGAGGACGCTATGTGAATAACATTTTCACAGAGCGTCTGTGGCGCAGCGTCAAACAAGAAGAAGTGTATTTGGCCCATTACGAAACGCCGCGCGAGGCGCGCCAAGGTCTTGCGTCTTATTTGAAGTTCTACAACGAGGTTCGACCACATCAGTCGTTGGGTAATTTGACGCCTGCGATTGTCCATGCCGAACCGCACCGATTGCTACGAAAATAACCAACACAGAAAAGGAGGCAGTCCACCTTAAAAGAGGCCGTCTGACTGTCTTGACAAATGGGACCACCTTATTATTTGATGTTCCCAGCGTATTGAGAAATCCGTTAATCAGGATCATAAAAGGCGTGTACGGGGTATAATTCTTGTGTCCGCTCTGACTGCCAATTTTTACTCTGTTGAGAGTAAACCGCACAAAAACAGGCGGCGTCAGCCCGCAAAAAGCAGGCGGAACAACTCGGCTATCAGAGTGCAGTTGCTCATTTATACGAGTGTCTGCTACTCTAAAACTCCTAATCAACCGAAAAAAGACCGAACTTGAAGCAAGCACTGCGTTGAATTTGTCACTCCAGAACTCCAACACAATTAACTGTCTCACCCACATAAGAATCGACAGCTAATTTATAATTGAGCGATCTGTAATAACTACTCCACAGAAAAGCCTTCAGCGAAAATATTTCGCTGAGAGCCCCGAATACCATCGATTCATGCAGATCTGTGGCCTAGTATTTCTCGTGTGGCGGCGGATGCAGGAGTTATCGCGAGTCGTTTTCCGATCCTGAAGCTGGATAGTGTTATTCTGTCATCGAACGGAATGCGCGGCCTGCAAAAACTCTAATGGTTAATATTTAGAACCGGATGCTCAAACGGAGCCGTTTCGCATCAATCGAATCCACGGATAGCAGATGGCGCCCGGAACTGATCCGGGCGCCACTAACTCCCTAGAACTCATGCGTCCCTGGCGCTCGCGCGTCAGAGCCGGCGGGCCGGCCAGGCTTTGAATGGCAGGACCGGTGGCCCAGGATGGAAGACCACCCGGGTTAGCGCCGATGGGTTCAGGATTGATACTCCGACACCCTCGCGCTGCGCGTGTAGGCCACCCGCCCCGAACAGAGACTGGAGATAGGGGCCGAAGTCCGCCCGCATCATCAGGCGCGACTCGACCTCCACTTCCCAGAACACGCGATGGCCCGAGGCGGTCCACAACTCGGTATAGCCGACCTGTGTTATCCCCGGTTTGTCTCCTGCCTCCTGGCGGTTGGCGGTTGCCTGATCGGGGTCGTAGGCGGCCCGAAACCTCTCCTCCGTGAGTTCCCTGACGGCGGTTGCCCCACCGAGGTAGGGCCAGGAAGGCAACTGCGCGGCGATCAGGTCGACTCTCTCGATGCGGGCCGTTGCAAAGGCGCTCAGAGCACCATCTCCGCCCAAAACGAAATGGGGGACGGTGAATAGCTTGCTGGGCGTCAAAGAGTCGAGGATCTGCCGGACGAGAGCGGGATCATCCTGAGCGAAGCGGGCGATGGTTCCGTCGGTCTGAGTGAGCTGGATCTCCAGCAAAGGAGTAGGGGAGAAAGCGAGTTCGGTCGTCAAGGTAGATTCCTCCATTCGAGTGTAGGCGCGATAGGCAGAAAGTCATCGCGCGCGTAGGTTGTCGAAAAATTGCATCCCGCCGTCTAAGTCTTAATGATCGAAGCGTATCAGGACACCTTATTACTGAGTGACGCATCCGCAGATGATGGTCTTCAGGGACAATGACGTACCAGAGGGGCCAAGCCCTGATGCATCCACGGATTGGCTTGATATTCCTCCTCTCGATATGTCCTTCTTTGAAATGTCCTCGTTTATTCTTCCCACTCTCTGTCTATCTCGATGCTTGTCGATGCCTCGTCCTTCAACGAATCATCAATGCACTGCCGGTGATGACTTCGGGGTTATAATTGGTGCTGCTGAAGGTACTCACGGTACAGTTCGCATCGAAAGGCGGGGCGGCCTCCGGGGGGTTG from Capsulimonas corticalis harbors:
- a CDS encoding CU044_2847 family protein, whose protein sequence is MSTYLLFHSAPEMHEGQPSDPMNDVLVEIDDDVDLDDERSVRSKAGLSEVINTTVVRATISLQEALQRTIQSNVYALRNAVKSLEEPPNEMEISFGLKVTAEASNVAVGKIGGEANYTVKLTWKA
- a CDS encoding nSTAND1 domain-containing NTPase, which encodes MRVLDVDKTVDPTTAIIKILKPNGRTEGTGFIVSRTGLIATCSHVVTNVGARPGDKVSIQLKATGEKRTATVLPEAWTDINLQDVAYLRLDGALSDLCRVMPLGSDQFLDVKEAKTYGYSLGVSKDGMPGDCELVGPNIVDGSPAHTLRSNEIDHGFSGAPVWHPELHCAIGMIFNVFDTPSPRKDQPPKPVTKGLLTAFMRPVSLLRSLYPEVIDTTENPYRGLQAYRNTDADDYYGRSDAIRRLVTLLSEHDFVSVIGLSGSGKSSLLRAGLTKGLQQYNQATLAGRIRCETTPGGYPTIALLTQILQFSEWSWERFQDALGITRLPLTGDELSLKTNMERLIELDVDGVAAAIKQSLGGQKALLTIDQFEQIFTGCTHEKFRTSFMDLLIALPKYGVKIVIGVRADYIGHAFEYDHLSKAIQGSLILTSMDRQNLSECIEQPARHRECGVDPRLVRQLIDDVYGRAGDLPLLSFTLEKLWETDAKKGILTLETYKKFGQSVVVDEDIGGVQAVLIGMAEQVWELLSPEERIQAEWVFLSLVAEESILGGQENIKKSAGRRALLAEYSDGTRATAIKLHESFLLTFGHDTVRDKPTIQVAHEALLWTWPRMVTLINQYRPFLNWYNTDFSVRLNQYIASRQSKDQLLPKAALRQASIWYSQHPERFAGPPLEYIKQSLKVRKATMTRRVVFAGIAILCLLIAGAKYNQQTRQQQAREYIQQGKDAQAARDYTTAQKYYALALKSVDDPTTRQTLLDVAAQAPHLRVVQNGTFKWLATAASGSQTLVDMGKGIVAVYDTNTLKRRSISSFISSKIAKGALSSDGSVAAVSCSDGSYYIWDIAKDQVSPLQIAGSNPGAAVAVSPNGRSVVVSDELGRTWVYDRVTKKKPVLLRPNSSDPFWCIAFSPDGRKIAAGGESTDVYIWQVASWQKTIYRSVSNDVISSIAFNADSDLLAVGAADTNIRLINLKDGSRRVLSGHSDAILDVAFSPTGSELVSCGQDKTVRIWNVANSVELQLINIGDRSVTSATFTNSGSVFYWEAPSSAEPGLSTLRVVDQQNPRFGYTLRYGEAINQVVMSPDGNSIAIAGTQRDSSGHQHAFVAVTNMAIHAQYLIRPAGDRSITAAAYSPTGDTFAAACLDGYARVWDTSSWTELASIKHPSPVVTVLYLSDTQLLSGDRLDGKQARLTLADPHGHSSINIPYDQGSVFSTALDVKHSFLALGGGDNRVLVLSAQSLPERKIVFEKKKLNTSIWAVGFVESLGKLLVGDGSVIRVYDLLTKHSDKELPSQCGDVYSFATMPNSNLAAAAGSGGSIDVWDMTKECVILSFHDHTGPIWRVAWDSSGRWLASASMDGSVRVRDMQSIRELTHMNVDQLLHALVEDNPQMQ
- a CDS encoding IS3 family transposase (programmed frameshift) yields the protein MPNTRKQYSAAFKAQVVLEALKETKTVAQLASEHQIHPNLLTKWKQEAIADLALVFERKNSQAKAQEAQKQKVEQLYQEIGRLTTQVNWLKKNLVSNLTLNERLALVEREERHSMPLLWQADLLSVARSSLYYEPRPAREAEIAIKHRLDEWYTHRPSLGTRKLVTLLAQEGIIVGRHTIRRYRVEMGLFTLYSAPNLSKPSGPDHKVYPYLLRGLCIDRPNQVWGVDITYIRLRGGFLYLVAFLDWFSRLVVSWELSETLEIPFVLSCTAASLKNAVPEIVNSDQGSHFTSEQFTSQFLTAGARVSMDGRGRYVNNIFTERLWRSVKQEEVYLAHYETPREARQGLASYLKFYNEVRPHQSLGNLTPAIVHAEPHRLLRK